GAGCGAGAGCTTGGTGATCATGTTCTTGAACTCATTGGAGGGCTTGAATACGGGCACTTTGCGATCCGGCACCGGGACCACATCTCCAGTGCGAGGATTCCGCGCCTTCCTGGCCTTGCGCAACCTGATCTTAAAAGTGCCAAATCCACGGATCTCGATATTGTGCCCGGCCTCGACCGACTTCTTCACTGTTTCCAGGAAGGAGTCGACCACGACAGCCACGTCGGTCCGAGTGAGCCCCGTGCGCTCGGCTACCTTTTCGACTAAATCGGCTTTGGTCACAGCTTACTCCCTCTCAAGTCTGACTATGTTTAACGACTCTCTGTTTTCCTCGTTTTTTATCTGCCCGACCGCGCCGGCAGCCTCGTACAGTCCTGGGTTAAGCCCTTGGGACGCGGGAAGATAATAAAACCAAAATCCAAGAAAAGGAAAAATTTCGACCCAGACTCACTTTTTTTCGGTCCTGCTACCGGTAGAGATACATGAGTCGGGGACCCTCCGAAACCTGACCCATTTGCTGTCCCAGGTCGCCCAAAAGCCCGGTGACAAGGTCCGAAAAGTAGCCTCGGCGCTTCTCCCGCGGGCGAACAATGTCCGGCTCCTCGTCCAAACCCGCTATATCAGCCGCCAAATTGACTGCCACG
This region of Candidatus Zixiibacteriota bacterium genomic DNA includes:
- a CDS encoding HU family DNA-binding protein yields the protein MTKADLVEKVAERTGLTRTDVAVVVDSFLETVKKSVEAGHNIEIRGFGTFKIRLRKARKARNPRTGDVVPVPDRKVPVFKPSNEFKNMITKLSL